In Kaistella faecalis, a genomic segment contains:
- a CDS encoding DNA-directed RNA polymerase subunit omega, translating to MSVKDSKAELSTITYDKDKIEEKVGSIYEAIVIMGKRAEQINAEIRSELHNKLDEFAVHNSTLEEVFENREQIEISKHYEKLPKPTSIAIQEWLDDEIYFRNTDERN from the coding sequence ATGAGCGTTAAAGATTCTAAAGCCGAATTAAGTACCATCACTTACGACAAAGATAAAATTGAAGAAAAAGTAGGTTCTATCTACGAAGCCATTGTAATTATGGGGAAAAGAGCAGAGCAGATTAATGCAGAGATTCGCTCAGAACTTCACAATAAGTTAGATGAATTCGCGGTGCACAACTCTACTTTGGAAGAAGTTTTCGAAAACAGAGAGCAAATCGAAATCTCAAAACACTACGAGAAACTTCCGAAACCAACGTCTATTGCAATCCAGGAATGGCTTGATGACGAAATTTACTTCAGAAATACAGACGAGAGAAACTAA